A stretch of DNA from Pseudanabaena sp. BC1403:
GCTAGCGCAAACCTTTGATACAGAAGGATTAGTACACTTATTTCTGCTGTCTGATGGATTATGCGTCAATGGTAGTGATTTAATTTCAGGACTACGATCGCAATTACCAGAGTCCGTAACAATTACAGGTGGTCTGGCGGGTGATGGTTCGAGATTTCAAGAAACCTTAGTAATTTGGAATGAAATTGTCGAAAAAGAGCTAGTTGCGGCAATTGGCGTATATGGCGATCGCATCAAAATTGGGTATGGTTCTCTAGGCGGTTGGACTACCTTTGGGGCAAAAAGGATGGTAACTAAATCTAAAGGAAATGTGTTATATGAACTTGATGGTGTGTCCGCTTTAGAACTCTACAAAAAATATTTGGGTGAGTACGCTTCGGGACTACCTGCAACGGGACTGCTCTTCCCCCTTAGTTTATATAACGAAACTGGCGATCGCGCAGTCGTGCGGACAATTTTAGCTGTAGATGAAGTTGAGCAAAACCTGACATTTGCAGGTGATGTGCCAGAAGGTAGTGTTGTACAGTTGATGCAAGCTAACTTTGATCGGTTAGTTGATGGTGCGATCGCGGCTGCCGAGAATAGTTTGATTAATATTTCTGGTTCTCCAGATTTGGCAATTTTAATTAGTTGTGTTGGGCGTAAATTGGTACTCAAACAGCGCATTGAGGAGGAAGTAGAGGGTGTCCAAGAAATGCTGGGACAAACAACTATTTTGACTGGATTTTATTCCTATGGTGAAATCGCTCCTGAGACTTTTGGCGATCGCAGCGAACTTCATAATCAAACCATGACGATTACAACTTTTCAAGAGCGTTAACCTGCCTTAAAATCCCATGCATCGCCTACTCCAACGTCAATTAAAAAAATATTTAAGTCAAACTTTGAGTGGTTTCACTGGCGACTTAAACGACTTAAATAGTATTCCCTTGGAATGGCAAAATTTTCTCAAAGCCATAGATGAGGCTTACGTTCAGTATGATGCTGAATATCGGATGATTGAGCGGTTGCTAGATTTAAGTTCTGAAGAACTATTACAAGCAAATAATCAATTACGAGAAATGCTCACAAATGTTGAAGGGAAAGTTGCGGAACGCACTGCTGAACTGATAAAGGCAAATAGCGAATTGGCACAAGCCTTAACGGATCTTCAACAAATGCAAGTTCATCTGATACAGGCTGAGAAAATGTCTTCACTGGGACAGCTTATTGCAGGTATTGCCCATGAAATCAATAATCCTGTCAATTTTATTCATGGCAATCTCAGGCACTTACATACCTATGTGATCAACCTGTTAGCCTTTGTGGAACTGATCCAAGAATGCTCCGAGAAAGTGAATTTAGAACTAGAAAGTAAAGCCGAAGAAATTGATCTAGAGTTTATCAAAATTGATTTGCCGAAAATTATTAAGTCGATGGAAGTTGGTACGCATCGCATCCGCGAGATTGTAATTTCCCTCAGAAACTTCTCTCATATAGACGAAGCTGAATTAAAGGCAATTGATATTCATCAAGGAATTGAAGATACATTGCTAATTCTTGGGCATCGCATCAAACCTCAGAAAAACTCTAATTCTCCACGAATTCAGATCATTAAACAGTTTGGCGATCTTCCCTTAGTAAATTGTTATGCTGGTCAACTAAATCAAGTTTTTGTGAATATTTTAGTAAATGCCATAGATGCCATAGAAGAATCTGCATCTAGAGAGAATAGCCCACAGCTATCAAATATATGCGATCGCCAACCATGCATTAAAATCCTAACCCAAGTAATTGATGATAACCATGTCGAGATTGCGATCGCTGATAATGGTTCTGGTATTCCCGAAGCAATTCAGCAGCAAATTTTCAATCCATTTTTTACGACTAAACCTGTAGGGAAAGGTACAGGTATGGGGATGGCAATTAGCTATCAAATCATCACCGAAAAACATAAGGGACGATTATCTTGTGTTTCTAGTGTTGGTAAGGGAACTGAATTTATTATTCAAATCCCTATTAATCTGTAAACTTTGCCTAAAACAACACAATGTTTCTGAGCAAGACCTGCGATCTCGACAAACCCGTGCATTAGTAGAAGGGAAACCCTCAAATACATGTCTATCCGCGAGATCACGCAAGACTCAATTAGCGATCGTCTTGTGATCTCCCTTAATTCTTCTCTCATGTTTCGCTCTAATGTAAAAACTTCCTGTTCAATATAGTTTGATATAATGAGCAGCTAGAGTCACTTTGTTAGCTTAGGTATAGATCGAATGACCAGTCTGTTTCTGGAACGTCTTCACAGCAGCGATCGCCCCGTCATTGTATTTGATGGTGCGATGGGTACAAACTTGCAAGTACAAAATCTCACCGCCGAGGACTTTGGTGGCGCGGAGTATGAGGGCTGCAATGAGTATCTGGTGATGACGAAACCTGAGGCAGTTGCCACAGTTCATCGTGATTTTTTGGCAGCGGGAGCCGATGTGATCGAGACTGACACCTTTGGCGGCACATCGATCGTTTTGAATGAATACGATCTTGGGCATATGGCTTATGAACTCAGTAAAAAAGCAACTGAGCTAGCCAAATCCGTAGCTGCCGAATTTTCGACACCAGAAAAGCCTCGTTTTGTGGCGGGTTCGATTGGCCCAACGACCAAGTTGCCGACCCTGCTGCATATTGATTTCGATACGATGAAGCAGTCATTTATCGAGCAGATCGAAGGGCTGTACGATGGCGGTGCAGATTTATTGCTGGTTGAGACTTGTCAGGATATTCTGCAAATCAAAGTTACATTAAGTGCGATCGAAGAATTTTTTGCAAAGCGCGGAGTCCGTCTGCCTGTAATGGTTTCCGTGACAATGGAAACTACTGGCACAATGCTAGTTGGCTCTGATATCTCCGCAGTAGTGACGATTCTGGAACCTTACAATATTGATGTATTGGGGCTGAACTGTGCGACGGGACCAGATCAGATGACCGAGCATATGCGTTATCTGAGCGCTCATTCTCCCTTTATTGTGTCTTGTGTCCCCAATGCGGGACTACCCGAAAACGTTGGTGGACAGGCATTTTATCGTCTCACTCCTGACGATCTGCGCGATCATCTAAAACATTTTGTTGAAGACTTAGGCATTCAAATTATTGGCGGTTGTTGTGGAACTACACCTGCTCACATTAAAGCATTAGCTGATGCAGCGAAGACCCTCAAACCCAAACTCCGTGAGCCTCTAGTCGTGCCTTCAGCTGCTTCCATTTATAGCTCTCAGCCCTATATTCAAGATAATTCCTTCTTAATTGTCGGTGAGAGATTAAATGCTAGCGGTTCTAAGAAAACTCGCGATTTATTAAATGCAGAAGATTGGGATGGATTGGTGGCGATCGCGCGATCGCAGGTTAAGGAAGGCGCACATATTCTCGATGTGAACGTGGACTATGTGGGAAGAGACGGCGTGCGCGATATGCATGAACTGGTTTCGCGCCTTGTAACTAACGTGACTTTACCTCTGATGTTGGACTCCACCGAATGGGAAAAGATGGAAGCTGGGCTAAAAGTCGCGGGTGGGAAATGTATTCTTAATTCCACTAACTATGAAGATGGCGAAGAGCGTTTCTGCAAGGTGGTTAGCCTCGCTAAGCAATATGGCGCTGGTATCGTCATCGGCACAATTGATGAAGATGGTATGGCACGGACTGCCGATAAGAAGTTTGAGATTGCCGCCCGTGCTTACAAACAAGCAACGGAAGAACTGGGTATGCCAGCCAGTGAGATCTTCTTTGATACGCTTGCTCTGCCAATTTCCACAGGTATTGCCGAAGATCGCAAAAATGCTGCCGAGACCATCGAATCAATTCGCCGCATTAAGGAAGCAATGCCAGAAACCCATGTATTGCTTGGTGTTTCTAATGTTTCCTTCGGCTTAAATCCTGCTTCA
This window harbors:
- a CDS encoding sensor histidine kinase, with amino-acid sequence MHRLLQRQLKKYLSQTLSGFTGDLNDLNSIPLEWQNFLKAIDEAYVQYDAEYRMIERLLDLSSEELLQANNQLREMLTNVEGKVAERTAELIKANSELAQALTDLQQMQVHLIQAEKMSSLGQLIAGIAHEINNPVNFIHGNLRHLHTYVINLLAFVELIQECSEKVNLELESKAEEIDLEFIKIDLPKIIKSMEVGTHRIREIVISLRNFSHIDEAELKAIDIHQGIEDTLLILGHRIKPQKNSNSPRIQIIKQFGDLPLVNCYAGQLNQVFVNILVNAIDAIEESASRENSPQLSNICDRQPCIKILTQVIDDNHVEIAIADNGSGIPEAIQQQIFNPFFTTKPVGKGTGMGMAISYQIITEKHKGRLSCVSSVGKGTEFIIQIPINL
- a CDS encoding FIST signal transduction protein, whose translation is MKIEQLCWDIAQGWQSKSPENKLSANLVLVFGERTVLKAENSLQYLKEMYPNAIVLGCSTAGEICNTQVIDGTIVATAIEFEHTQIKGNYLRVEESENSFVVGSKLAQTFDTEGLVHLFLLSDGLCVNGSDLISGLRSQLPESVTITGGLAGDGSRFQETLVIWNEIVEKELVAAIGVYGDRIKIGYGSLGGWTTFGAKRMVTKSKGNVLYELDGVSALELYKKYLGEYASGLPATGLLFPLSLYNETGDRAVVRTILAVDEVEQNLTFAGDVPEGSVVQLMQANFDRLVDGAIAAAENSLINISGSPDLAILISCVGRKLVLKQRIEEEVEGVQEMLGQTTILTGFYSYGEIAPETFGDRSELHNQTMTITTFQER